From the Mycobacterium sp. 155 genome, the window AATCGGCCGACAGGGCGTCGTGCGCCACCAGTGCGTCGCCGCGGGACAGGGTGGGGCCGGCCGCGAACTGCGCCAGCACCGACCACGGAATGGGTAGGGCAGGGTTGCTGAGGCCAAGTGCGCCAACGACTTTGTCGTCACCGGCAGTTTCGATGCCGTACCGCACGCCGGTGTCGCTCACCCAGAACAGCGAGCCCGCTGTCGGCGAGCCGGGTTCGGCACCGACGGTCTGCACGAAGTATCCGGTGCCCGGCGTCAGGGCGACGCGGTCGGCCGTTCCGTTGCTGCCCGCGCCGACCAGGTCGACGGTGTGCAGGCCGTTCGGCACCGGCAACGTCGCTCCCGACAACAGCATCAGCGAACTCTCAACCGCGCCATCGGGTTTCGTCCATCGGGCACACGTGACCGGGTCTGCCGAAGCCTGCACCAGGGTGATCGGCTGTTGGGGAAAGGCCGCAGTATCGATACGTCGCGAGACGGGTGCTCCCGCGACCGCGTCGGGACCCAGCCGTGGCGGCTGCTCGAGACCGTAGGAGTTGGTGTTGCGCAGGATCGCGGCCAGTACCGGGGACACCGGCTGCAGGCCATCGGCCAGCACTGCGTAGTACCGCAGGCTGTTGTCCGCGGCATATGCGGTCACCACGGCGCCGACGGGTACCTGGATCGGCAGTTCGAAACGCGGCGGCGCACCCGCCTCTGCGATGGCGGGTGCGGCCAGCGCGGGCGCCTCGGGGATCGCGTTGAACAACCCGGCCGCGATCGGGCGGGGTGCCGGGATGTCGGCGCCGAGGCCTAGCGCGTCGGTGACCGCACGGTTGCCCACATCGATCGGGCTGCGCTTGCCGTCCCACAGCAGCCAGTCACCCGGGTTGGGGCCGGAGTCGTTGTGCACCAGCACCCCCTGATCGGAGGGCAGCGATACCGCGCGCTCACCGTCGGAGCTGGGCGCGCCGGCCAGCACCGTGACGCCGGTGACAGCGCCTGAAACCGCGTCACACACCGTCCAATCCGCGTCGCGGGAGGTGCTCTGCACCATGCGCTCGGGAGCGCCGGGGATGCCCAGCAGGTTGCCGCGCGGGTATTTGTCGATCTCGCTGGTCTTGACGGTGGTGGGATTGTCCGCGGCACCGGCGATCAGCCGTGCCGAGGTCAGGTTGAGCACCGGGTGCAACTGCTCCCCGACCAGCACGTAGAGCGCCGCGGTGGACCGGTCGGCAAGTATCTTGTCCTGGCCCGCGACCCCGCCGGGGCGGATCAGCGAGAAGACGAAACAGCCGATCAAGCCGGTGACGACGATGAGCGCGCCGGTCACTACGGCGCGGCTCTGGCCGCGCAGAGGGTCGACCAGCATGCGGGTGTCGTGCAGCGCCACGCCAGACGCGATGCGGCGCATGACAAACCGCCAACCGGTCACTTGATGGCGCGTGACGAAGCCACGGCGGTACTGCACCCGATCGGGGTTCTCGTTGACCGGGGTGCGCGAACTGAACGAACGCCGATCGGTCACGATGTCTCCTCGCGCGAGCGCTCGTAGGCACGCCCTGGTCCCGGCGCGGTCATTCGGGCACCGTCAAACCGAGGCCGCGCAGCAGCGGAGCAGCGGAATTACGGACGTCACCGGCCGTGATCGTCATCATCTCCTCGTCGGTGAAGTCGTCCTGTTCAGAGTGGTCCAGCCGGTATTCGCGTTCCTCCTCGGAACGCTCCACCAGGTTGCGGACGAACCGGCCGTTGCCGGCGATGTCGAGGCTGCGCCGCGACACCCCGTTGGCGTCGGGTGTGGTGGCCTCGGCGAGGTGAGCGAACAGCTTCTCCATGTCGTCGTGTGCTTCGGTCTCGAACACGCTGTCGCGTTTCTCGGCCATCCGCACGGCGATCTCCACCAGCTCCGACGAGTTGTACGACGGAAAGTCGATGCTGCGGGTGAAACGCGACCGCAGCCCCTCGTTGGTGTCCAAGAAGTTGTCCAGATCCTTGCGGTAGCCGGCGACGATGACCACCAGACGGTCGCGGTCGTTCTCCATCCGGGCGAGCAGGGTGTCGATCGCGACCAAACCGAAGTCGTTTTTGGCGCCCGTGGAGACCAGCGCGTAGGCCTCGTCGAGGAACAGCACGCCATCAAGGGCGCTGTCGATGATCGCGTTGGTCTTCGCCTCGGTCTCACCGATGTGCTGGCCGATCAGGTCGGCACGGTGCACCTCGCGAACCG encodes:
- the eccB gene encoding type VII secretion protein EccB → MTDRRSFSSRTPVNENPDRVQYRRGFVTRHQVTGWRFVMRRIASGVALHDTRMLVDPLRGQSRAVVTGALIVVTGLIGCFVFSLIRPGGVAGQDKILADRSTAALYVLVGEQLHPVLNLTSARLIAGAADNPTTVKTSEIDKYPRGNLLGIPGAPERMVQSTSRDADWTVCDAVSGAVTGVTVLAGAPSSDGERAVSLPSDQGVLVHNDSGPNPGDWLLWDGKRSPIDVGNRAVTDALGLGADIPAPRPIAAGLFNAIPEAPALAAPAIAEAGAPPRFELPIQVPVGAVVTAYAADNSLRYYAVLADGLQPVSPVLAAILRNTNSYGLEQPPRLGPDAVAGAPVSRRIDTAAFPQQPITLVQASADPVTCARWTKPDGAVESSLMLLSGATLPVPNGLHTVDLVGAGSNGTADRVALTPGTGYFVQTVGAEPGSPTAGSLFWVSDTGVRYGIETAGDDKVVGALGLSNPALPIPWSVLAQFAAGPTLSRGDALVAHDALSADSSPARLETRS